A genomic stretch from Halorhodospira halophila SL1 includes:
- a CDS encoding YbhB/YbcL family Raf kinase inhibitor-like protein, with the protein MRLTSQSLTDGQPVPEAYAFGIPDADNHMALGRNVSPHIGWSDLPAGTRSLVLVCHDPDAPSHAGDVNREDREIPSDLPRVDFYHWLLVDVDPALGELAEGAFSEGVLPGGKYVPEGPHGTRQGVNDYTDFLAGSDEMRGTYYGYDGPCPPWNDSIPHRYVFTLYALDVGQAPVEAGFRGPDLLEAIRPHILDQASITTTYSLNPRVPA; encoded by the coding sequence ATGCGCCTGACCAGTCAGAGCCTCACCGACGGGCAACCGGTCCCCGAGGCGTACGCCTTCGGCATCCCGGACGCCGACAACCACATGGCCCTGGGCCGTAACGTCAGCCCCCATATCGGATGGTCGGATCTGCCGGCCGGGACCCGGTCGCTGGTGCTGGTCTGCCACGACCCGGATGCGCCGAGCCACGCCGGCGATGTGAACCGGGAAGATCGGGAGATCCCCTCGGATCTGCCGCGGGTCGACTTCTACCACTGGCTGCTGGTGGATGTCGATCCGGCCCTGGGCGAGCTGGCCGAGGGCGCCTTCTCCGAGGGGGTGCTCCCCGGTGGCAAGTACGTGCCCGAAGGGCCCCACGGCACCCGCCAGGGGGTCAACGACTACACGGATTTCCTGGCCGGCAGTGACGAGATGCGCGGGACCTATTACGGCTACGACGGGCCCTGCCCGCCGTGGAACGATTCGATCCCGCACCGCTACGTCTTCACCCTCTACGCCCTCGACGTGGGGCAGGCGCCGGTGGAGGCGGGCTTCCGCGGGCCCGATCTGCTCGAGGCCATCCGCCCGCACATCCTCGATCAGGCCAGCATCACCACCACCTACAGCCTCAACCCCCGCGTTCCGGCGTAG
- the bioF gene encoding 8-amino-7-oxononanoate synthase, translated as MNHPAARLDARLAPRLAERRQAGLYRCAEALEDYDGATAVRSDGQRCTVFCGNDYLGLAADPRPARALAEHARRQGSGAGAAHLVTGHRPEHEALEAELAAFTGREAALLFSTGYMANLGVVTTLVRRGQAVAEDRLNHASLIDAVRLAGGRPRRYRHADPTHLAQRLDDRAQLVVTDGVFSMDGDVAPLPELAAAAEATGAALVVDDAHGLGVIGPEGGGSVPATGCAPERVPVLVGTLGKAFGTFGAFVAGSRTLIDALRQWARPYIYTTAPPPAQAAAALEAVRIARAEGWRREHLQALIARFRSGARQLGLPVPQPAGPRTPIQPVLVGPSATATAWSAELDRRGLRVAAIRPPTVPAGTARLRVSLTACHSEEDVDRLLEALAAAARQAPPTLEAPS; from the coding sequence GTGAACCACCCGGCGGCCCGACTCGATGCGCGGTTGGCCCCGCGTCTTGCCGAGCGCCGCCAGGCCGGGCTCTATCGCTGCGCCGAAGCCCTAGAGGACTACGATGGCGCCACCGCCGTGCGGTCCGATGGCCAGCGCTGCACGGTCTTCTGCGGTAACGACTACCTGGGCCTGGCCGCCGATCCGCGCCCGGCTCGCGCCCTGGCCGAGCACGCCCGGCGCCAGGGCAGTGGTGCCGGCGCTGCGCACCTGGTCACCGGCCACCGCCCCGAGCACGAGGCGCTAGAGGCGGAGCTGGCGGCGTTCACCGGCCGGGAGGCGGCGCTGCTCTTCTCCACGGGCTACATGGCCAACCTCGGTGTCGTGACCACCCTGGTCCGGCGGGGCCAGGCGGTGGCCGAGGACCGGCTTAACCACGCCTCGCTGATCGACGCCGTGCGTCTGGCCGGCGGACGGCCACGCCGCTACCGCCACGCCGATCCCACTCACCTGGCCCAGCGCCTCGACGATCGCGCCCAGCTCGTGGTCACCGACGGGGTATTCAGCATGGACGGCGATGTGGCCCCCTTGCCCGAACTGGCCGCGGCGGCCGAGGCGACCGGCGCGGCGCTGGTGGTCGACGATGCCCACGGCCTGGGGGTGATCGGCCCGGAGGGCGGCGGCAGCGTCCCCGCCACCGGCTGTGCCCCGGAACGGGTGCCGGTGCTGGTGGGGACGCTGGGCAAGGCCTTCGGTACCTTCGGCGCCTTCGTCGCCGGCAGCCGGACCCTCATCGATGCCCTGCGCCAGTGGGCGCGCCCGTATATCTACACCACCGCGCCCCCGCCGGCGCAGGCGGCGGCGGCCCTGGAGGCGGTGCGCATCGCCCGGGCCGAGGGGTGGCGGCGCGAGCATCTGCAGGCGCTGATCGCCCGCTTCCGCAGCGGCGCCCGGCAGCTCGGTCTCCCGGTGCCACAGCCCGCGGGGCCAAGGACGCCGATCCAGCCGGTGCTGGTCGGCCCTAGTGCTACGGCCACCGCCTGGAGTGCCGAACTCGACCGCCGCGGGCTGCGCGTGGCGGCGATCCGTCCGCCGACGGTGCCGGCGGGGACAGCCCGGCTGCGCGTCAGCCTGACCGCCTGTCACAGTGAGGAGGATGTCGATCGGCTGCTGGAGGCCTTGGCCGCGGCGGCGCGCCAGGCCCCGCCCACCCTGGAGGCGCCGTCGTGA
- a CDS encoding gamma-glutamylcyclotransferase family protein, with product MQQRLFAYGTILAGADDPQVQAAIQRYTERVDDGWVPGRLYDLGPFPGAVPRLPRDTREAWVRGVILTVLDPRRVFRVLDPYEDCDPQRPRAGMYRREEVAVHPATDPDSPLTCQIYWINRVPPYARFVERGDWHRHVQARPAYASNTPGGGSR from the coding sequence ATGCAACAGCGACTGTTCGCGTACGGCACCATCCTCGCGGGGGCCGACGACCCGCAGGTCCAGGCAGCCATCCAGCGTTACACCGAGCGCGTCGATGACGGTTGGGTCCCCGGACGCCTCTACGACCTGGGGCCGTTCCCGGGCGCCGTCCCCCGCCTCCCCCGGGACACCCGCGAGGCCTGGGTACGCGGGGTGATCCTCACCGTCCTCGACCCGCGCCGGGTCTTCCGCGTCCTCGATCCCTACGAGGACTGCGATCCGCAGCGACCGCGCGCGGGGATGTACCGCCGCGAGGAGGTGGCTGTCCACCCGGCCACCGACCCAGACAGCCCCCTGACCTGTCAGATCTACTGGATCAACCGGGTGCCGCCCTACGCTCGCTTCGTGGAGAGGGGCGACTGGCATCGGCATGTCCAGGCGCGGCCGGCCTACGCCTCCAACACCCCGGGGGGCGGCTCCAGGTAA
- the bioB gene encoding biotin synthase BioB produces the protein MTETDTWHWDQPQIHALFELPLPELLFRAQEVHRRHFNPGQVQACTLVSIKTGACAEDCTYCSQSARYDTGLEREALIDVETVREAAQRARASGATRLCMGAAWRGPKDRDLETLVAMVRAVKAEGLEACLSAGLLAEGQAERLAEAGLDYFNHNLDTSPSYYDQVVTTRSYEQRLQTLERIRDAGMRVCCGGIVGLGEARADRVEMLATLANLPVPPQSVPINRLIPIPGTPLEAAEPVDPFEIVRTIAATRLVLPRSYVRLAAGREQMSDELQALCLSAGANSLFLGERLLTTDNPDADADHRLLHRLGMTLEPRTHSCAELEP, from the coding sequence ATGACTGAGACCGACACCTGGCACTGGGATCAGCCGCAGATCCACGCCTTGTTCGAGCTGCCCCTGCCGGAGCTGCTGTTCCGCGCCCAGGAAGTGCATCGCCGTCACTTTAACCCGGGGCAGGTCCAGGCCTGCACCCTGGTCTCGATCAAGACCGGCGCCTGCGCCGAGGACTGCACCTACTGCTCCCAGAGCGCGCGGTACGACACCGGCCTGGAGCGCGAGGCGCTGATCGATGTCGAGACCGTCCGCGAGGCGGCCCAGCGGGCTCGGGCCAGCGGGGCCACCCGGCTGTGCATGGGTGCGGCCTGGCGCGGCCCCAAAGACCGCGACCTGGAGACGCTGGTAGCCATGGTCCGGGCGGTTAAGGCCGAAGGCCTGGAGGCCTGCCTCTCTGCCGGCCTGCTCGCCGAGGGGCAGGCCGAGCGGCTGGCCGAGGCCGGGCTCGACTACTTCAACCACAACCTCGACACCTCGCCGTCGTACTACGACCAGGTGGTGACCACCCGCAGCTACGAGCAGCGGCTGCAGACGCTTGAGCGCATCCGCGACGCCGGGATGCGGGTCTGCTGCGGTGGCATCGTCGGCCTGGGGGAGGCGCGGGCGGACCGCGTCGAGATGCTCGCCACCCTGGCCAACCTGCCGGTGCCGCCGCAGAGCGTGCCGATCAACCGGCTGATCCCCATCCCCGGGACCCCGCTGGAGGCGGCCGAGCCGGTGGATCCGTTCGAGATCGTGCGCACCATCGCCGCCACGCGCCTGGTCCTGCCGCGCTCCTACGTCCGCCTGGCGGCCGGTCGCGAGCAGATGAGCGACGAGCTCCAGGCGCTGTGCCTGAGCGCCGGTGCCAACAGTCTGTTCCTCGGCGAGCGGCTGCTGACCACCGACAACCCGGACGCCGACGCCGACCATCGGCTGCTCCACCGCCTGGGCATGACCCTGGAGCCGCGCACCCACAGCTGCGCCGAGCTGGAGCCGTGA
- the ubiA gene encoding 4-hydroxybenzoate octaprenyltransferase, which produces MHSGEPSGPGRVGERLRTYAQLARLDRPIGNFLLLWPVLWALWIAAAGVPDLDLLVIFTLGVVVMRAAGCVINDFADRHIDGHVKRTRQRPFATGRVSEREALLLFVVLCLLAFGLVLLTNPLTILMSLVAVVLAATYPFTKRYTHLPQVHLGLAFGWAVPMVFAAQTGTVPVVAWLLLIATVLWATVYDTMYAMVDRDDDIKIGVKSTAVLFGDLDRLMIAILQGLMLLAMVQVGLHVEASTAYYLGLAGAAGLFAYQQYLIRRRERQDCFRAFLNNAWLGGVVFAGLAADLHL; this is translated from the coding sequence GTGCATAGCGGGGAGCCATCCGGCCCGGGTCGGGTTGGCGAGCGCTTGCGGACTTATGCACAGCTGGCGCGGCTCGACCGGCCCATCGGCAACTTCCTGCTGCTCTGGCCGGTGCTCTGGGCGCTGTGGATCGCGGCGGCCGGCGTGCCCGATCTGGATCTGCTGGTCATCTTTACCCTCGGGGTGGTGGTCATGCGGGCCGCTGGCTGCGTCATCAACGACTTCGCCGATCGCCACATCGACGGCCACGTCAAGCGCACCCGGCAGCGGCCCTTCGCCACCGGCCGGGTCTCCGAGCGCGAGGCGCTGCTCCTGTTCGTGGTCCTCTGCCTGCTCGCCTTCGGTCTGGTCCTGCTGACCAACCCGCTGACCATCCTGATGTCCCTGGTGGCCGTGGTGCTGGCGGCCACCTACCCCTTCACCAAGCGCTACACCCACCTGCCCCAGGTCCACCTGGGGCTGGCCTTCGGCTGGGCCGTGCCCATGGTCTTTGCCGCGCAGACCGGAACGGTGCCGGTGGTGGCGTGGCTGCTGCTGATCGCCACCGTGCTCTGGGCCACCGTCTACGACACCATGTACGCCATGGTCGATCGGGACGACGACATCAAGATCGGCGTCAAGTCCACGGCCGTGCTCTTCGGTGACCTGGACCGGCTGATGATCGCTATCCTGCAGGGGCTGATGCTGCTGGCGATGGTGCAGGTCGGCCTGCACGTGGAGGCCAGCACGGCCTATTACCTGGGATTGGCCGGGGCCGCCGGCCTGTTCGCCTATCAGCAGTACCTGATCCGACGCCGCGAGCGCCAGGACTGCTTCCGTGCCTTCCTCAACAACGCCTGGCTCGGCGGCGTGGTCTTCGCTGGCCTGGCGGCCGATCTCCACCTCTAG
- a CDS encoding PilZ domain-containing protein: MNQSGGKTGYRPQIQRLRRGEKRSHLLYYLPVHDGNDGGRLGVLGDLSADGLLLIGNRAFTPGQRLQLQIRGEPGSEIAGDVRIDVTVEARWSAPDLNPAYTATGVRFVGLDEATRSAIEGLLHDLGLLAGVDDEDETGGQA; the protein is encoded by the coding sequence ATGAACCAGAGCGGCGGCAAGACCGGCTACCGGCCGCAAATCCAACGTTTGCGGCGCGGGGAAAAACGCTCGCACCTGCTCTACTATCTACCGGTCCACGATGGCAACGACGGGGGCCGGCTTGGTGTGCTCGGCGATCTATCGGCCGACGGACTGCTGCTCATCGGCAACCGCGCCTTCACCCCCGGCCAGCGCCTGCAGCTGCAGATCCGCGGTGAGCCGGGCAGCGAGATCGCCGGCGATGTCCGCATCGACGTCACCGTCGAGGCGCGCTGGTCGGCACCGGATCTGAACCCGGCCTACACGGCCACCGGGGTCCGGTTCGTGGGCCTGGACGAGGCGACCCGCAGCGCCATCGAGGGCTTGCTGCACGACCTCGGCCTGCTGGCCGGGGTGGACGATGAGGACGAAACAGGAGGACAGGCATGA
- the bioD gene encoding dethiobiotin synthase: protein MSAGQAHGADPAGVFITGTDTGVGKTVYAGGLIRLLQRHQIPVAAMKPVAAGCRRTAEGLRNDDAEQLKALIDPALPYETVNPCALEAAAAPHLVADEQGLSIDGAGLVAAARALAQTRFTVVEGAGGWRVPLGPTQDMAALARGIGLPVVLVVGVRLGCLNHALLSAEAIRADGLVLAGWVACELDADDPRRDAQIASLDARLPAPRLGRIPVLQEPTPEQVADYLEPPPGVLEA from the coding sequence ATGAGCGCGGGGCAGGCGCACGGCGCTGATCCGGCCGGGGTGTTCATCACCGGCACCGACACCGGCGTCGGCAAGACGGTCTACGCCGGCGGGCTGATCCGTCTGCTGCAGCGCCACCAGATCCCGGTGGCGGCCATGAAGCCGGTGGCCGCCGGGTGCCGGCGCACCGCCGAAGGGCTGCGCAACGACGACGCCGAGCAGCTGAAGGCGCTGATCGATCCGGCGCTGCCCTACGAGACCGTCAACCCGTGCGCCCTGGAGGCGGCCGCGGCCCCCCATCTGGTGGCCGACGAGCAGGGGCTGTCCATCGATGGCGCCGGGCTGGTGGCCGCGGCCCGGGCGTTGGCGCAGACGCGCTTCACCGTGGTCGAGGGGGCCGGCGGCTGGCGGGTGCCCCTGGGGCCAACGCAGGACATGGCGGCGCTGGCGCGGGGGATCGGTCTGCCGGTGGTGCTGGTGGTCGGCGTTCGGTTGGGGTGTCTGAACCACGCCCTGCTCAGCGCCGAGGCGATCCGCGCCGACGGCTTGGTCCTGGCCGGTTGGGTGGCGTGTGAACTGGACGCCGACGACCCGCGGCGGGATGCCCAGATCGCCAGCCTGGATGCGCGGCTGCCGGCGCCCCGGCTCGGGCGCATCCCCGTCCTCCAGGAGCCCACGCCGGAGCAGGTGGCCGATTACCTGGAGCCGCCCCCCGGGGTGTTGGAGGCGTAG
- a CDS encoding alpha/beta fold hydrolase, translating into MTPLLLVPGWSFDGRVFDRLRSVLDTPAQVVELPGHGGAADPRYEDLAGVATPVIDAAPDDAVWVGWSLGGTVALEALRRGKPLRGVALIGATPRFTMDIDWPCAVPAAELTAMRAGLARSPAATVRRFRRRLGQVSAADAAAVTDPCTASPVGLAAGLAALAEADLRQAPAGAVPSLWLGGGQDPLVPPAALQRAAEGCDGQLRILEGAGHLPHCTHATAVAQTIHAFLEEI; encoded by the coding sequence GTGACGCCGCTGCTGCTGGTGCCGGGGTGGTCGTTCGATGGTCGGGTCTTTGATCGCCTCCGGTCGGTGCTGGATACTCCGGCGCAGGTGGTCGAGCTGCCCGGCCACGGCGGGGCCGCCGATCCCCGCTACGAAGACCTCGCTGGGGTCGCCACGCCGGTGATCGATGCGGCCCCGGACGACGCCGTATGGGTGGGCTGGTCGCTGGGTGGCACCGTCGCCCTCGAGGCACTGCGCCGCGGCAAGCCCCTGCGCGGTGTGGCCCTGATCGGCGCGACGCCACGGTTTACCATGGATATCGACTGGCCCTGCGCCGTCCCCGCCGCGGAGCTGACGGCCATGCGAGCCGGTCTGGCGCGGAGTCCTGCCGCCACGGTGCGGCGCTTCCGTCGTCGGCTGGGGCAGGTCTCCGCCGCCGATGCAGCCGCCGTTACCGACCCCTGCACGGCGTCGCCGGTCGGGCTGGCGGCGGGGCTCGCCGCGTTGGCCGAGGCCGACCTGCGCCAGGCGCCGGCCGGAGCTGTGCCGTCGCTGTGGCTCGGCGGTGGCCAGGACCCGCTGGTGCCTCCGGCGGCGCTGCAGCGCGCGGCGGAGGGCTGCGACGGCCAGCTGCGGATCCTGGAGGGGGCCGGGCATCTGCCCCACTGCACCCACGCCACCGCAGTGGCGCAGACGATCCACGCTTTCCTTGAGGAGATCTGA
- a CDS encoding ComF family protein, with protein sequence MVNYDAMHSVNKWIRNVPLALYPPRCRLCDAAGSDGLDLCRGCRADLPWNTPCCPQCALPTDGTTPCPCRQRPPAFQHAVVPLRYEGAVESLITAFKFRGRLADGQLLGALLAAALRRDATPLPEAVAPVPLHAGRLRQRGFDQTAELARALRHQLGPLPLCRGLRRRRGDARQATRTAQARRSDIRGAFTARRGPLPGHVALLDDVVTTGATAEEAAQALRDAGVGRVDLWAVARTP encoded by the coding sequence ATGGTCAACTATGACGCTATGCACTCAGTCAACAAGTGGATACGAAATGTTCCCCTTGCCCTCTACCCGCCGCGCTGTCGGCTGTGCGATGCCGCCGGCTCCGACGGTCTGGACCTGTGCCGTGGCTGTCGGGCCGATCTGCCGTGGAACACACCCTGTTGCCCGCAGTGCGCCTTGCCGACGGACGGCACCACGCCCTGCCCGTGCCGACAGCGGCCTCCGGCCTTCCAGCACGCCGTGGTACCGCTGCGCTACGAGGGGGCGGTGGAGAGCCTGATCACCGCCTTCAAGTTCCGCGGCCGGCTGGCCGACGGGCAGCTGCTGGGGGCGCTGCTCGCCGCCGCCCTGCGCCGGGACGCCACCCCTCTGCCCGAGGCCGTGGCCCCGGTACCGCTGCACGCCGGGCGGCTGCGCCAGCGCGGTTTCGATCAGACGGCGGAGCTGGCCCGGGCGCTACGCCACCAGCTCGGCCCCCTGCCCCTATGCCGGGGGCTGCGCCGGCGCCGCGGCGATGCCCGGCAGGCCACCCGGACCGCACAGGCCCGGCGCAGCGACATACGCGGCGCGTTTACCGCCCGCCGCGGCCCTCTCCCGGGGCACGTGGCGCTGCTCGACGATGTGGTGACCACCGGGGCGACCGCCGAGGAGGCGGCGCAGGCCCTGCGCGACGCCGGGGTCGGCCGGGTCGATCTGTGGGCGGTGGCGCGGACCCCGTAG
- the zapE gene encoding cell division protein ZapE, translating to MPVQTRYQDDLARGVIHPDPAQQRAVQALQSLHDELSRQPTGDRWLGWLRRRPNTAAPGLYLHGPVGRGKTYLVDAFFDALPFADKERLHFHHFMRRTHDALHQLRDHRDPLGRLARDFAAEHRVLCFDEFHVSDIADAMILGRLLEQLIGVGVTLVATSNVPPDDLYRDGLQRARFLPAIDALKRHCRVVGLDGGRDYRLERLEQAPVYWIGPAGDHDDSLEERFVQLAPEPGRANLTLDIEGRPVPARRCADGIAWFDFAALCSGPRGASDYIELARLFHTVLVSDVPRFDASCEDEARRWIALIDELYERRVNLICSAAVTPEALYAGRRLGFEFQRTASRLHEMQSHDYLAEPHRP from the coding sequence ATGCCGGTTCAGACCCGCTACCAGGACGATCTGGCCCGAGGCGTCATCCACCCCGACCCGGCCCAGCAGCGCGCCGTCCAGGCCCTGCAGTCGCTCCACGACGAGCTGAGCAGGCAACCGACCGGCGACCGCTGGCTGGGCTGGCTGCGCCGCCGGCCGAACACCGCCGCCCCCGGCCTCTACCTCCACGGCCCGGTGGGCCGCGGCAAGACCTACCTGGTGGACGCCTTCTTCGACGCCCTGCCCTTTGCGGATAAAGAGCGCCTGCACTTCCACCACTTCATGCGGCGCACTCACGATGCCCTGCACCAGCTCCGCGACCATCGCGACCCACTCGGCCGCCTTGCCCGGGATTTCGCCGCCGAGCATCGGGTGCTGTGCTTCGATGAATTCCACGTCAGCGACATCGCCGACGCCATGATCCTCGGCCGGCTGCTCGAACAGCTGATCGGCGTGGGCGTCACCTTGGTCGCCACCTCCAACGTGCCCCCGGACGACCTCTACCGGGACGGCCTGCAACGGGCCCGCTTCCTGCCCGCCATCGATGCCCTCAAGCGCCACTGCCGGGTGGTGGGCCTGGACGGCGGCCGGGATTACCGGCTCGAGCGCCTGGAGCAGGCCCCGGTCTACTGGATCGGCCCCGCCGGCGACCACGACGACAGCCTGGAGGAGCGATTCGTGCAACTGGCCCCGGAGCCGGGGCGGGCCAACCTGACGCTGGACATCGAGGGGCGACCGGTCCCCGCCCGGCGCTGCGCCGACGGCATCGCCTGGTTCGATTTCGCAGCACTGTGCAGCGGCCCGCGCGGCGCCTCGGACTACATCGAGCTGGCGCGGCTGTTCCACACCGTGCTGGTCAGCGACGTGCCGCGCTTCGATGCCAGCTGCGAGGACGAGGCGCGGCGCTGGATTGCGCTCATCGATGAGCTCTACGAGCGGCGCGTCAACCTGATCTGCTCGGCGGCCGTCACCCCGGAGGCGCTCTACGCCGGCCGCCGGCTGGGCTTCGAGTTCCAGCGTACCGCCAGCCGCCTCCACGAGATGCAAAGCCACGACTATCTGGCCGAGCCCCATCGCCCCTGA
- the bioC gene encoding malonyl-ACP O-methyltransferase BioC, producing the protein MNPGDAQSIDRRCVRRSFDASAERYDEVAVLQREVADRLLERLEPVRVHPRRVLDLGAGTGYATRGLLRRYRKAEVHAVDLAPAMLQRVRRRAPWLRRPRCVCADLHALPYPDDSFELVFSNLALQWAEDLPTALRELQRVTAPEGAVMFATFGPETLHELRGAWAEVGDQARVHRFADKHDVGDRMLEAGFVDPVLDGESFTLTYAQPREVMRDLKALGASNADPGRPRGLLSPHRLARVEAAYRLAWRQPDGRVPATYEVVYGHAWGMGGTPQRADDTGEVRLDVHGIRRRRR; encoded by the coding sequence GTGAACCCAGGCGACGCCCAGTCGATTGATCGCCGCTGCGTGCGACGCAGCTTCGACGCCTCGGCGGAGCGCTACGACGAGGTCGCCGTGCTCCAGCGCGAGGTCGCCGATCGCCTGCTCGAGCGGCTCGAGCCGGTCCGGGTCCATCCGCGCCGGGTCCTCGACCTCGGCGCGGGCACCGGCTACGCCACGCGCGGGCTCCTGCGACGCTACCGCAAGGCCGAGGTCCACGCCGTGGATCTGGCCCCGGCCATGCTGCAGCGTGTGCGCCGCCGGGCCCCCTGGCTGCGCCGTCCGCGGTGCGTCTGCGCCGATCTTCACGCCCTGCCGTACCCCGACGACAGCTTCGAGCTGGTCTTCTCCAACCTGGCCCTGCAGTGGGCAGAGGACCTGCCCACCGCCCTGCGCGAACTGCAGCGGGTGACGGCCCCGGAGGGGGCGGTGATGTTCGCCACCTTCGGGCCGGAGACCCTGCACGAGCTGCGCGGAGCCTGGGCCGAGGTGGGGGATCAGGCCCGCGTCCACCGGTTTGCGGACAAGCACGACGTGGGCGACCGCATGCTCGAGGCGGGCTTCGTCGATCCGGTCCTCGACGGCGAGTCGTTCACGCTGACCTACGCCCAGCCGCGCGAGGTGATGCGCGATCTCAAGGCCCTGGGGGCCTCCAACGCCGACCCCGGCCGCCCCCGCGGCCTGCTCTCGCCCCACCGCCTGGCCCGCGTGGAGGCTGCCTACCGTCTGGCCTGGCGCCAGCCCGACGGCCGTGTGCCGGCCACCTACGAGGTGGTCTACGGGCACGCCTGGGGGATGGGCGGAACCCCGCAGCGGGCCGATGACACCGGCGAGGTCCGGCTCGACGTCCACGGCATCCGGCGGAGGCGGCGATGA